A genome region from Nicotiana tabacum cultivar K326 chromosome 13, ASM71507v2, whole genome shotgun sequence includes the following:
- the LOC107799278 gene encoding uncharacterized protein LOC107799278, with protein MDDLNGDFFALLVDESCDVSRKEQLPIVLRYVNRYGSMVEHFIGIVHVRNTSVLCLKEAIVDYLAQHSLSLSYVRGQCYDGSSNMQGDLRGLKTLIQQESKSAYSIHYFAHQLQLTLVAVSKKCLEVRELVLLVSNVLNIVGGSFKHMDDLRESQAEKVQEALNLGELETGKGLNQELGLARAADTRWGSHYKSFKNFISMFGSIIDVLDTIVVDARTLEERAKAKGYLSTCQTFEVTFMLHLMRDVLGITNELNTFLQKKEQDIANAILLVEVAKKRLQKLREEECDSLIDKVSAFCVKYNILIPNFDDFYVNSGRSRRKVADYTILHHYRADIFFKIIDWQVQELNARFNEVTTNLLVGVACLNPVDSFSSFDINKILIMAELYPDDFDENIMVTLKNQLETYIVDIRYVDERFSNL; from the coding sequence ATGGATCTATGGTGGAACATTTTATTGGGATCGTTCATGTTCGTAATACTAGTGTTTTATGTTTAAAGGAAGCAATTGTTGATTACCTTGCTCAACATTCTTTGAGTTTATCTTATGTGCGTGGACAGTGCTATGATGGATCAAGCAATATGCAAGGGGATTTACGTGGCCTTAAAACTTTGATTCAACAAGAAAGTAAATCTGCTTATTCCATTCATTATTTTGCACACCAACTTCAATTGACTCTTGTTGCGGTATCCAAAAAGTGTCTTGAAGTGAGAGAACTTGTATTGTTGGTTTCTAATGTATTGAATATAGTGGGAGGTTCTTTTAAACATATGGATGATCTTCGAGAATCTCAAGCAGAAAAAGTTCAAGAGGCATTAAACTTGGGTGAACTTGAAACTGGTAAGGGTTTGAATCAAGAACTTGGTCTTGCCAGAGCTGCCGATACTCGTTGGGGTTCGCACTACAAATCTTTTAAGAACTTTATTTCTATGTTTGGCTCAATTATTGATGTTCTTGATACTATCGTTGTTGATGCCCGAACTTTAGAAGAAAGAGCCAAGGCAAAGGGATATCTTAGCACTTGTCAAACATTTGAGGTTACTTTCATGTTGCACCTAATGAGAGATGTTTTGGGGATCACAAATGAGCTTAATACATTCTTACAAAAAAAGGAGCAAGATATTGCAAATGCTATTCTACTTGTTGAAGTGGCAAAGAAACGGTTGCAAAAGCTAAGAGAAGAAGAATGTGATTCACTTATTGATAAGGTGTCTGCATTTTGTGTCAAGTATAATATTTTGATACCAAACTTTGATGACTTCTATGTTAACTCTGGAAGATCTCGACGTAAAGTTGCTGATTATACTATTTTACATCACTATCGTGCTGATATATTTTTTAAGATTATTGATTGGCAAGTACAAGAACTCAATGCTCGTTTTAATGAGGTGACAACAAACTTGCTTGTTGGAGTAGCTTGCTTAAATCCAGTTGATTCATTTTCCAGTTTTGACATAAACAAGATATTGATAATGGCTGAATTGTATCCTGACGATTTTGATGAGAATATAATGGTTACGCTCAAGAATCAACTTGAAACTTATATTGTTGATATTCGTTATGTTGATGAAAGGTTCTCAAATCTATAA